The Salarias fasciatus chromosome 16, fSalaFa1.1, whole genome shotgun sequence sequence GACGCCTCGCTGCCCGCCTGTTTTCACACTTCCCAGTCCTTTCAGGGAAACATTTATGCATCAACTGCTGCGGGTCAAAACAACCCTGGAAGCCTTGTTATTTTCATCCTGTGATAATCTGCTAAGCACAAGCAGATGCTCCGTCCAGCAGCAATCGGCGTTGATAAATCCGTCCTCGCTGCGCTTCTCGCCAGCAAACTCACTTCCTCAGTCGCTCCCTCGCGGTTTCTTTAATTAGTGCATAAACACATGTCAACTCTTAAGTCTAAACGCCGTAATCTGACCTGAATGTACTGAAATTTCCCAATACAAAACCACAATACGTTAcaaaacgaagaagaagaagctcaaTAAAACTTCAGTGCTATTTTGGGAAAGGTTGAAGCCCCGTGTCTGTTTTTCAGGGAGAGAGGAAAGACGGTTTCTCGTTTAAGGCAGTTGCcctttttcagtttctttttctcgTAAAACACTCCGAGGCTACTTGATGAAGAGCaatgtgaaacaaaacacacgtacaacaaaaaaaaaaacaacagttttcagACAAATCAACAACAGAAATCAAACAGTGGTTCTTTGGCATGTGAAATGTTCAGTAGCTTGTCCGCTCCCCGCCACTTTCAGTTTAAGTTTCCCAACTTTATGGCCCCGAAGTACGTCCCTTGTCCCTCCGGGTCCAGCATCCCGGCGTTGGACACGTTGACGAAGAGGGCGTCGCCCTCGTCCAGCCGCACGCCGCGGCCCTGCTGGGCGCAGTACATGTTGTAGCTGGTGTCGTTCCAGCGCATGGTGCTGCCCGTCTTCATCAGCAGCACGGCCTTGCTGTTCTGCCGGATGCTCTCGTGGTAGATGTACTGGATGAGCTGCGTGTTGCTCACGTCCACCGGGGCGGCGCCGGCGTGCCCGCCCTCCTCCGCCGCGCCGTGCCGGTAGTAGCGGAAGCAGGTTTTGGCGTAGACGTAGTAGAAGCCCGCCTCCATCACCAGCAGCTTCCCCTTCTGGTAGAGCATCTTGTGGTGGTAGCCCTGCACCTCGTCCCAGTCGATGGTGATGGCCTTGGGCTCGCCCTCTGCGGAGCAGCAGAAGCTCGGTCAGTTCAGCCACTACACACATCCTCACAAAAAATTAAGACTTGCTGTGGAAAACGAgcacaatctcaacataaagccactTTAATGAAACCCTCTGGAGCAAAGTGCAGAGAAATCCAAGAGAATGTTGCACTGAGTCTGAttttacaaactcatcctgGCAGCAAGACTTTTGAGCGTAATGACGCTCCCATGATCTCAGGGCCGCATGGTTGTGTCCAGTAATCTTAAGATATTTCTTCAAAACCAACAATGAATGCTTTCTTTGATACCTTCGTTATTTGAAGGGAAGAAAAACTATCAATATCAATATCACTGAAAtcagacagctgtgatccgTTCTTTTTGGATAACAACAGATGAAACTGTGAAAGTCTTGTTCGCAAAGCAGCTGAAGCCAAGAAATCCGGAGGAAAACTAACAACAGTGAACTCACCTAATGGAGGGAGCTCTGTCTGACACTGGCTGTACAAGCATCActgtttccgtgtgtgtgtgtgtgtgtgtgtgtgtgtgtgtgtgtgtgtttatgtggatgACAGCATTGTTTATTGTTCATCCACATTTCAGGTGGAAGCGGATTTGTTGATCGTTTCTCCAAACGACGGAtttttccagcttttctctgtggAGAAGCCACCATTTCAACTGGAAACGTGAagcttctgttgtgtttcagcCGTgggtttacacgacaacggagctcagagccactgaaaaccgGCTCCTGAAGTGGAacttttgaaaacgctccgacttcgttaataactgtaataatCCAACTCGGTGGCCTGTCCATTCGaatgcccgtgtgtgtgtgtgtgtgtgtgtgtgtgtgtgtgtgtgtgtgtgtgtgtgtgtggggtttcatcactaaaacaaacagcagtccCAGCTCGTGCCCAGCCTGAGCATCTATAATGTCGTGTTTTCCTGTTATAAAATTCGGCTCAACTTTATTCATAAGGCGCCTCAGAACGTGTTGAACATTTATAGACATCAAACAGCTAAAAGCAAAAGGAGCGAGCAATGAaacaataaagacaataaaacgGTGACAGGAAAAACAGATGCTGAGGGTGAGAACAGACGGTGAAGCCGCCTGCGTGGAGCAACAGCAGCTCTCTGAACAGGCGAAACCAGAAACGACACTTTGCTGCTGAAGACTCAGAGCATGAATTAACAGTTCGGTCTGTCTTTTCTGATGCTCGTGTCGATCTCAATTTAATGATAATTTTCAGCCCTAACAAGAAACGTCTGCCGGTTTGAGAAAATTCACGCTCTACAGTTTGGGAAAACTCTAAAAATGCTGTGAGCAGCTGCCATGTGGGCGAGTGGACCCGGGCTGGACTCACTTCTTGGGTACTCCTGGTAGGTCCGGATGGGCAGGTGGGCCGCCGGCAGGCTCTCCTTGGAGGTTTTACACCTCCTGGGCTTCCTGGTGTCTCTCAGGGCGTTCAGGACCGGCTCCGTCTGGACCTCCTGGAGGGAAACGGCAGGATGGACAAGTTTCAGAAAACATGCTACGTCTCTGGATCTGTTCATCCACACTGCACACTGTcctcagaccacacacacacacacacacacacacacactaaacgaAAACAGTTTCCCAGCAAGCACACAGTGATGGGAGCTGCTGTGTCTGCCACACATCCGGCGTGGGATAAAAATATCAGgtatgagtgtttttattttccctcttcctccacctgcaggaccGGCTCGATGACCCCCGTGGTGACGGCATGGTCTGCGCTCCTCATCAGTCATGTGTGAACCATTACTGCAGTGAATAATTCATAGTAAAGGACTATAAAGCCACCGCTTTCTTATTTGCTCTGCACAATCAGCTGCAAAACGATGGACATGGACTTTTGTAACAACTGTGATTTAAATAGAAGCACTTCTCTCTGACAGGTGATGCTTTTTGGGGATTGACGgcacttttctttcattttgagtCTGCAGAGGATGAATACACAGAGCATGGAAACAGTTCATTCCCTTTCAGCCAGTTCTTAAAGAGACGTAtgttgcatgcatgcatgcatactGTGAGAATTTGAAATATATTGCAAAACCCTAATTTCCATTaagtgtgtatttattttgtgtaaatAATTCAAAATGGAAATTTTCCAATATTAAAACTCCGTAATTAATCTGAGCTAAGAGGAAAATTGACAAATGGTTTCACtgtcagaataaaataaagtcaaCAACTATTCCTGAAgtcccgtttccatgacaacgtttCCAGTAAAAATGCATCAATGTGGTGTTTTCGGTTCAGAAGTTGGTTTtgactgaaacaacagaaacactgaaaacagtgcagTTTCAGCATCAACATCAACAATCCGGCTGCACAGAGACgacattttcgaaaagttccacttggggagctgttttcaagaaGTAGTGATGaagcaatgaaagttttctatttttaattgtCGTCATGTAAACGAGGACTGAGGGAGACGATACGAAGACGGACAACTGTTCCTTcaaaacagcaccaactagtggcctggggtgcaaactgcagcattCCCGTGTGTAAACATGGCCGCTTCCAAAACGTCACCATCTCAATATGAAACGGCAAACGCCACCGTCAGCTGACGGTTCCCCAGCTCGCCAAGTCGAAGCATTTCTAATCATCCCGAATCGTCCCGGAGTCACAACACTCTCACATCAGCTGTTTTCCTGATCCCGGCCAGTCCTGGCTTTGACTGCGTGCCAGATGTGTTGGGGCTTGTTTTGGGTTTCCTCCTGCCGGCGAAAACACCCATTCGTCTGGAAATGGAAAGTGTTGCTCCACTTCCCAAACCGGCTCGGCTCCGCAGGCGCACCTGCTGCCCGGCGCTAAAAATACCTCCGAGTATTGACTCTACAAcccaaatccacactgactggCACAGATTCTCATCCCAGATTAGCAAACGTGTTGACGGAGTTGAATGAGGTCGTGTCGGCTCCACGACGGGATTAGCGGCGCGTTCCCAACGGGCCctgaagaaggaggaggtggtTTAAGAAAAACCTCTGGCTGtgcgtttacacgacaacggagccactgaaaactcaacttctAGAAAACAAGAGAGGCGCTGCTCGTGTGCTCCACGGCTGAGTGGAACATCTCCTCTGCACATGCTCGGTAGATCAGTGTTTTCCTGATCCTGcctggagaggaagaaggagaaacctccacccctcccccgcccccgcccccgcccccagccCTCCATGCTCAGGCCGGGTCCTGCAGGCCTCCGCTCGGCCCTCTAGCTCCGTCCGTCAGTCAGCAGGTCCATCACGTTGCTGAGCGGTTTCTACTCGGGCGGCGCTCGGCCACCGCAGCCCAGCGTCTCCTCAGGCGTCTCGCACACATCGCCACAGATAATAAACATTCCCATCAGGAGCTGCGTCCGTTTCGCCGTCCCGCCTTCTCGCCACTCCCCGAACCGGCACATCAAAGAAGACCCGGCTCTCCGGCGGGAGCACCGGCGGCCCCGGCGTGGACGCCGGGCCAAGACGACCCGTCACCCCGACACCTCATAAAGCTCCCAGCACGACTCCGGCGCTCGGCGGGAAGCAGAACGGGCCCGACGGCACAATGGGCCCCTCAGTCCAGCTCAGGCTGGGTGGTTTTCACCGAGGAGACCCGGCCAAACACAAATACATCATTTCAAAGGAAaccaaagcatcatgggaaaccaAACACTCCTCAAGCAAAGCCCCGCGCCTTCGCTCTGTTGTTTTACTTCCTGCGTGGATTTCTGACTCAGTTCTTCAAAGCTTGAGCCAAAAGTCAGGCGCTGACGTCCAGAAGGATTAAGGACCCTGGAGCTGTGAGCAGGATTGTGAAAGTTGCTGCTCGGTTGCAGAGACTTGATTAAAAACTGCCTGGAGTCACTTTAtaagctgagctgctgttttattgggcgttgctgtgacacattaaCCTAAAGTCGGGGTCAGATCCGTCATTCAGCTCAGCTGATCAGACATCATTAACCGGAGCAACAAGCTCAGCTGTGTGCTCCACAATGTAACAGTTACAGCTaagttacagttacagagaCGCACCACTTTTCTAAAGGACGAGAAGAAGAACGGACTCTGACCTTCACTCTGACTCTGACACTTCAACACACAGACGATAAACGTTAGCTCCTTCACTGAACCTGTGCTCTGAAGC is a genomic window containing:
- the tnfsf11 gene encoding tumor necrosis factor ligand superfamily member 11, whose amino-acid sequence is MAATHGEYRGYLRNAVDMEAGQHRFHPVQSSEPTYRPLLFGTLAVMGLLQVASSVAILLHLTGYLQEVDLSAAPHRPMEEVQTEPVLNALRDTRKPRRCKTSKESLPAAHLPIRTYQEYPRKGEPKAITIDWDEVQGYHHKMLYQKGKLLVMEAGFYYVYAKTCFRYYRHGAAEEGGHAGAAPVDVSNTQLIQYIYHESIRQNSKAVLLMKTGSTMRWNDTSYNMYCAQQGRGVRLDEGDALFVNVSNAGMLDPEGQGTYFGAIKLGNLN